The DNA region cgtcagaaaatgattaaatagTGCGggcaattaaataagcagttaaaagtcTTATTCCTCCAATTTAATTTTTGGTCGCGTtgtcggtttacacctgaacaaccttgaaattatttatacggatttgtgattcctctctttccatcattcccttggttTTGACATGTTATtcgataaatataaattaaatgaattactcacaaaaaagataacaatgttttgcttcttttgccaaaaacaaattttaaaatatataataaGATAAGATTTACTAAGTTGGaagctgtttaaatttttaatttaaacatttttaaatttaatttgacaaACTTATCCAGGGTCAGCAGGGTCGAAGgacataaactaaaaaaaaaatggatcggAACGGAAAAACGtcatccgaagtttcgattattcggtgcgaaatttttccgaggccttcggataatcgagtctggactgtatttcttTTCATTAATTATTATTCATGTTTGCTGGATAGTaacctgtcccattttgaggtcaagtcgaggaatttcaggtgctcacttctcaaatgatagattatgatgttaggaacaatgttttcttagacaagaaaaaataataaaatactttctcgcaccccctattcgatttactgaaaaaagtcactttttttaacaaattttctaaaatcgcttggaatcaatacaaatactgtttcgatcaggtgtgtattatcttcaaacgataggtttttgtccatatattaagatgcactatcaatattggaccaaaatttaagtttttagacTCTCCCatgcggatttgtgtcgaaaaaatcgcattttttcgaaacttttttcagaaatgttcatttgatTTAGGGTAGCcaatttttcccagtaaaaccaatacatgcagcttgtaggaaatttcatggctaACATTTTTccttctgagaaaatgcaatttcgccacttcagagccgagatatttgagttttagtgtggaaaaaagtgccaattttcaaaatttctcagaattctgaaggcctactaattacatgatgttgcaagcatatgtcttaaaggtcagggtatgcattcttatagtaattttggccgctgaatccgaatttaaaatcaagtttcgtgtaaacagtgatgttttgtcAGTTCGGCATTCTTTCAAGGGATTTTGCGAAATCTagcacattttttgatatattttcctGTTCAAGATTACAGGGACACAAGCAAGAATAACCTTTTCAACGGTCTTATTGAATACTAATACACACCGACGGAGTATCAACAATAAACAGTCCAACCGCAAATGTCGCACAAGacaaaactaaacaaatcaGCTTGGATTTATCTCAAAGTGTAAACAAGTATTATGATtcaaaataagttcaatttttcTGTCACTATCAGTATTTGATTATTCATAAGCACATAGCCGCAATACATGCCCTCTTGTTGATCAGCGACAACAAGATAATCTTTGCGTTCAAAATCGACCGTAAAAAATTGTTGTGTCGAAGCACACATCTTCACCAGCTATGAAGAAACATGGTCTTCAACAAGCAGCGCTCTGAAATTAGGTCATGAGTTAGAAAAAGTGTctgacaaaaaaatcttaaaatagatGCTTTCATTGTTATTACTTCTAACGTAGGTGGAAACTCTTCAAGTGGTGCTTTGTCGTAAGTTAAGAGGTGTGTTATTGTGTTTGCTTATTAGTCAGATATCACAGGTTTAATTGATAATACTCTTAAGTTACAGGTAGAACAGAGTTTGCCAGCATGGGAGAAGAACATCACGTCCATTTTGACGCCGCAGTGATAAACGATGAACTCCACGATAACACAGTCATTTATCAAATATCAGGCGAAGGAAAGCAGCTCACGGTTCATTTGGGATTTCTTCAGATAAAACATAGATATCGCCTTGAGCTTAATATACCGGTGAATGCGCTTGCCGAGGCTGGTTTCGATGTGGGGTCAAACAAAAGTTTCATCGTTGAAGAAAAAGCAATTCCAAACATCAACTGCAAATTGCTTACCTTTCCCACAAATATCCTGACCGATCGAGATGGAAAACAGCACTACACTGTTGAGGTGGAGTTTTTTGCGCATAAGgaaaaacttttgaaagaacATTTGGAGGTGTGTGGCAGTGAAGATCATGACCGCAAGCTGCACCTTACATTTGTAGCACGTGTTTTGGGCCGTGGAAAAGGAACGCCAATGCTACGAGATGGCATACATTTGATTTCCGTAGAAGATAATGAAGAATCCGAACTGTCTGATTGGCAGGGTTTCCCAGCTAAAtaaaaatgctgattttttcatactttttaacTAGCTAAatattttgtcatgtttttaacaatggtttttgaaaaaaatatatgcatcAATCTACGCTTAAGtatggtttatttttttctgagactTTCCATCGCAATTTTTAGAAGCATGGTGATCAAGCAGATCTACCTCCAGTACCgatgtttataattttttacgcGACACTAAGTTTACTTATCTCACTTATTTATGTATTCaatatttttcctaaatttgaaatattatcTGGGCCGAAACGTgggaaatataaataaaaacgtATTATGATTTtaggttaaaaaatgtttggtttCTTGAATTTGTCAGTATTTTCTGAAATACTCATGATATTCTGTAAGAGTACGTGAAACTTACATCCACTTTACAGTTTAGCAGAAAAACTAACTTGCGTGTCTTAGTGACTTATTTTGTGTAATTCCAagcgcatttttttacattaagccTAATAGAACGCTTTCCCAATGTAATGAGTGCAATCGGAATTTCAATCCTCAACTAGGACCAATACAACTGGTGATCATTTCCCtatggattcgattgcttatttCAAGCTAGATTTTTGTCTCTTATAGGTAAATGTAGTCCCGACAGTCAAGAGTGTTACTATCAGGAACGGAGAAATTatcaacattgatttaaaaaaaatcatttgataaaTTAAACAAGCCGActatatattaaattttttgaaattttttttttaaatggtggcagtgcgtggccgaatggttacgctgtccgcgattctgggttcgattcccatctgctccaaccttccatcggatgaggaagtaaaatgtcggtcccggccctggttgttaggccgttaagtcattccaggtgtaggagtcgtctccatgccataagtacaaacaacacaccaaaccaagcctactccggtggaatcgctggcggcggttggactcgcaatccaaaggtcatcagttcaaacactggggtggaaggttccttggagtagaaagaggtttgggtgctctccccattcaagccttcggactcctagattcgagcagaaacttgcaatatagaccacaaaagacccgtgGGTCGTTAATgcggatggtttgattttttttgttaaatcgaatttccatttttggtttagaatcatattttttttttttttcaaaaatgtgtgaaCAAATTTTGTCCATATTTTTCTTAGCTTAAAAGCTGTCTTTTTGTCAACGATCGTTGGGAATTTCTCTGTTTattaaaagacaaaaaaagaaaaataatcgaTTTTAAAGAGAGTAACTATTTTCATTTATGTGAAACGTTTGTTTAGAACATAAcactaaacaatattttaacccaatgaaaaaaaaaaaaaaacacacatattacGGTGAATAGCGATTTCAAGAAgacttttttgtatgaaattatgtttttttaaccgACTTTAACGATCTATAGCCTAAACTTAACCTTAAACCTaacaaattggctcaaaatttgcacaggcatatattttttatttaaagaatcGAGCCGGGGGGTAGTAATGGGAACTTatctaaatcaaaaaattaaaaaatcatgttcaaactTTCGGAAATCCTGCGAATAACATAacaaattaaccctctactgcccaattttttcccgaagttttttatttttcctgtgtttaggaggtcattttgagaaactttagttctactaaaaaaaatacttcttttgttttatgtttttcttgttttattttcagtattttaattagcttttttcttgtttagtttatttttgtttttgtagtatttggcctattctttCACCTCCTattattacattttgcctatctaattttttcacgtttttacagtcacttttacaattttttgcttgtttttaacattttctgttatcgaatgacactacaaaaattactgcatacttctttttttgtttggttgaaaatcTAGCTGTATTAAAAGAGTTTCTAagctttttatgaaaaaatcctcctCCTCCTATATCAATGCTAGGATATGAAAATTATAAGCAACTTCTTTTTATAGAGTTCAATCAATCAAATTCGcagaaaaaaaggtttgaaTGGATATATTGCAAAATTAGAACTGCatctgcaaaacaaaaaaatgtttcaacaaaTTAAACTGTAAACTAATGGTACAAGAAATATTAGCTTCCCTTTCTTGCTACCAGAGTGCTTCCCTCGACGGTACAGTAGAAGCTTTGGTAGAAGTATACACAGGCAACATTACAGTATTGACATCGTCCAAACATCACTCTCCCATTGAAACGTAGGAGCTACATAAGAAAAGTCGCGTCgtgatatttataaattttctttccttaaaatagtttaaaataacGTTGTAAAACTAGATAAAAACGTTACCATTGTGAGAACAATGTAGAAAAGAAGGCAACAGTAGTGCGTTTGATCGGATTACGCATAGGAAAAAGTGGATTCAGAGCCAATTAAACTGTGGCATCACGGCAGACATATTTGAGAGTTTCTTTTTCAGCGTTGATTCAACACTTCACACTATCGTAGGATTATCaccgaaaaaataaataaactaacGGTAAGGGTTTTCAGTTGTGTCAGTGACTTTGTTTTTAGTATATTATCTTCTTTTCTTTAGATAAATGTGGGAAAACATGAATATGAGGCCGTTGAAAAGGCCACGGCTTGGTCCACCGGATGTGTACCCGCAGGAGGCGAAGCAACGAGAAGATGAGCTTACATCAACCCATGTGAAGCACGGCTTTGCCACCGAACACAAGCTGTCGGAGGAGTTTGGTACAGCGAGAAATTGCAATGTGACTGCCAGTAAAGTTGGGGCCTATTTTAATGCTATACTGGCAAGGAAAGAGGAGCTTATGACACTTCCGGATTCCGGCAGGAAGAAGCAACAGATCAATCCGAAGGACAATTTCTGGCCCGTTACGGCGAGGAATAAAGCCACCTTGGATACGTGGTTCAAGGATCTAGCTGGAACTAAACCACTCAGCAGTTTGGCGAAGAAAGCACCAAGTTTCAACAAAAAGGAAGAGATTTTTGCAATGTTGTGTGAAAATCAAGTTACAATGCAGAGAGCAGCATGGTTCATCAAGCTCAGTTCCGCTTATACGGTGGCTGTTTCGgaggcaaaaattaaaaagcgaCAAATGCCCGATCCCGCCACGGAGTGGACTGGGACGTTGATTAAATTTATGAAGGACTTGGTTCCAAAATTGCACGATCACTATCATCAAGGCCCCGTTCAGGAGAAACCACTCAATAGTTCGAGTTCGACGGGACCGGCTGGGGCTATGACGCCAAACTCCAGCCTAAATACAAACTCGTCAACGATACCACCCCCGTTGTCCAGCCCTGCCGGAAGTCTGCACAGTCCAGCTAGTGCGAGCTTGAGCGGAAGTGCGTCACAAAATCAACCTCCGCCGTCACCCCAGGAGGAACAGAAGCTCGCCCAAAAGCAGTGGAGTTATTGTACGCAACTGTGCAAATACATGTACGAGGAAGGGCTGCTGGATAAATCCGAATTTCTCAACTGGGTGTTGGATTTGCTCGATAGGATGAAGTCTTCACCGTCGTCTGACGATGGAATTCTCAAGATTTATCTGCCTTTGGCGATGCAATATTTGCCTGATTTTGTTCAATCCGAGCGGTTCTGTCGTCGACTTGCGTATGCAGTGTGTAAGAAACTTGCCCATTTGATCAACACCATGGCCGATAGTCATAACTTGTGTTTGGCTGACACTGGGATCAAGCCAAAACAGGAAACGTCTGAACAAAAAGACAAATCTAGCAAAACCGCTAAAGATTGCGACACCAAGTTGGAAATTGCTCCCTTGCAAGTGAATCCATTTGAGACGATTTTCTCGGAGTTTATGAGTTGCTCGCACCATCACGATCTGTTCCTTCAGCTATCGGCAATCATACAGGTCATCACGCTGGAATGCCCAACTGCTTTGGTGTGGTGTGGAGTTGGCGAAACTAGATCATCCTCGGTCCTGGCCGGAAGTCCGCTGGACCATCTTCCGGTGGCTCCCTCTAGCTTACCGATGCCATCGAGGTGTGAAAAATCCAACAAAGAAGTAAGAGAACGATTACTACAGAGTGAGGAAAGCATCAAGCTTCGCTCAAGACATGCAGAATCTCGTTGGTGCGTTGATAAGTGGCAGACAGCCGCAGGAAACGCAAGCTTGAAAATCCTATCCGTGCTCGATGCGTTGGATGGCCACTGTTTCTTCCGTATGGATACGAACAACTCGTTGGACACTTTGTACCAGAAGATATTCCCTCCACTGCAGTTGCAAAAAGAATCGCCGAATAACAACGCTTCGGAAAGCAAAGATGGTTCCAACAAGATGCTAGAATACGTATGTAGTGATTTTATTATCTGAGAAtaggtttttgatatttttttttctctttaaggACGTTGAGCAAGACTCTTCCATAGTGAAGATTTTGTGTGAGTGGGCTGTTTCCTGGCAGCGATGGGGTGAACATCGAGCGATGGCTGTTGCCTGGCTTCTGGATAAGAggcaaagtgaaattttttcaaCGTATGAAAATGAGAGTGGAAACAATGCAAATTCGTCTGACGATAAGGACTCGGTCATCTCGGGAGGAGGAACTGGCCTTCCGGTGTTCCAGAACATTCTCATGACGTTTCTCGATAACGATGCACCGATTTCGGAGGAAAATGGCACAATCCAGAGCAAAAGCCAGTTTACCAATTTGGTGCATTTGTTCAGTGAATTGATAAGGCATGATGTGTTTTCTCACGATGCATACATGTGCACCTTGATATCTAGGGGAGATTTACTCACGGGAACCGGGATGTCTTTGTCAGATACGCAGCCGAGTTGCCAGACTGGCTTGGGCACGGGTCCCATCTCGAACAAGCCTGCATCTTCCTCACCGAACATCAACCAAGGAATTGAGGAGGATGTGATGCAGACTGATTTCAAAGCAAAGTTAGAAGATTTGGACGATTCAAACGTGGACGATGATTTGGATAAACTGCTGCAGCATATAAAGGAAGACCAGCAAAATTCGATGGACGCTCCGGATAGTCCGAAGGATCCGGAACACGCAACCGCACCAGTTACAAGTACCGTTTCCAACAAAACAGAATCATCGAGCAGACACTTTTTGTATACGGAACATTTTCCGTTGAGCCAGGACGACCCGATTTCGCTGCATGATTGCAATCAACGCTACATTCTGCTGTACGGAGTTGGCAAGGAACGAGACGAGAAGAAACATGCTGTCAAGAAAATGTCCAAAGAGATTTGCAAACTGTTCTCGAAGAAATTTAGCATCGATGTCGCTGAAGGTGGCAAAGTGAAGAAGCACTCGCGGAATGAGTTCAACTTTGAGGCAACCTCAAACAAATGCCAGTCGATGTCCTATTTTGATCAGCACGTGGTCACATGGCAATGTGCAGTGCAAGTTCAAGAAATGTTGAATAGTTTTTCGCTCGGAAACAGCAACTACCTTCCAGTTCAGGAGCACGTCGCCTTTCTGTTCGATCTGATGGAATCGGCATTTAACATTTACGGTTTGATAGATACGTGCATTCAGATATTGAAGGAACTCCCGGAGGTAGAGTTACAATTGATGAGCAAGAGCTCAGTTCTCGTCAAAAGCTACACAACTTCGCTCAGTTTGTACGTGGTTGGAGTTTTGCGGCGATACCATTGCTGTTTGCTACTGTCTCCAGAACAAACGATCGCCATTTTTGAGGGCCTCTGTCGTATTGTCAAGCATGTCAGTAACCCAAGTGACTGCAGCTCGGCCGAACGATGCATTTTGGCTTACTTGTACGATCTGTACTCGAACTGTGCCTCGCTGAAGACTCGTCCCCAGCAGGAGCCATTCCATAATGCATacccaaaaattaaacaagcGCTGTATACTCCTCTGCAACCAACTCCCTCTGCACATTCGTACAATGCACAGTTCATGGCAGATATCATAGCATCTCCACGGCGAGGTGGTAGAATTGAGCAAATTTGGGCTCGTCAGCTGAACGAATCAGCCTCGAATCGTTACAGCTTTGTCTGTAATGCTGTTATAGCCGTTACACGTGACATAGACAATGATACGCTGAATGATATCGCGGTTATGTGCTCTGAGCTAACAGCCTGTTGCAATGCCTTGTCTACGGAGTGGCTTGGTGCTCTCATAGCTCTGTGTGGTTCCAGCAAGGACGCCGGATATTATGTGGATTTAATCACACAAGTAAACATCCAAAATTCCGCGATACACAATGCTTTGTCTGTGTTTACCAGCATCCTGGTAGCGAGACACTGCTTTTCACTGGAAAATTTCATCGGATACGTCGCATTGCCAGCTTTGGTACAAGCTTGCAAGGGCCGCAGCGAATCGACGCCTGAAATTGAAGCCGGTGCCCGACTTTCATGCCATCTGCTACTGAGACTGTTCAAAACCGTCGAATGTCCCCAGCCTGGACTGTACTCGGTGAGCACGTCCCCAAACCCAATCACCACCGTTGGCCAAGCGCACAACATCAAGCTGAGCTGCGATCGACATTTGCTAGCCGCTGCCCATCAAAACATTGGAGTTGCTCCGGTTCTTGCCGTACTCAAGGGTATCCTCGTCGTCGGAGATGCCACTGCACAAAAGACGCAAACTTCCATTTTTTCCACTGGCAAACGGAGCGGATTGAATACGCCGGTGCATCCCGGAAGCACTCCCAAACATGCCGGCGATTTGAGCCACATTCTTGGCACGAGCGATTTATCCATCCTTGGCAACACGGACGAATCTATGCTGGATCTGACGTAAGTTCAAGctaatatttcttaaatttattgatttcttttttatttagttCCTTTCACAGGCTAGTTGAGTTTAATCAACTTTCACCAACCATTTCCGCTAAGACGGCCGCATGCAGGTgtgcatttttattatttattcttCGGTATATGTCGCATTTAAAATCACATTTACTTGTCTGTTTCTCATTTGTGTCTGTGTTTTCGAAATGGTTGGTGAATTCAACTGATTTGTAAAGCCATAAAAGAAACGGCAGAAAATAACCTTATTTTCCCCTTCAAATCCACAGACCAAGCAACGCGAACCAGGACAGCACGGCCAGCCTGTCCGATTTTGCCCAGCACGTGCTGCGTCAAATCTGTTCCCAGGAGTGGGTACTGGAGCGATGTCTTCAAAATGCGGAAGAGCTTTGCCAGCAAGGAATGCTGATCGATAATATGCTGACGGCCAAGCAGGCTCAACGTCTGCTGCACATGATCTGCTACCCCGAGAACGAGTCAAATTTGATTGCTGAAATGGATCAGAAGGCAATCATAGTTCGAATTTTGGAGAATCTCGAGCAGTGGTCGCTGCGAATTTCCTGGCTAGACCTACAGCTGATGTTCAAGCAGACCAACTGTACCCCCGAGCTGTCCAACTGGCTGGACATGGTGGCACGAGCTGCCATAGATGTGTTCCAAGTGCAAGATTGTAACGTGATGCGATCTCTGCTCGAGGGCCCAGGAAAACAGGAAAAAGCTAAGTCATCAATGTGGTTGGTAGCACCGCTGGTAGCGCGATTACCAAGTGCAGTGCAGGGACGCATCTTGAAAGTTTCGGGACAGGTCCTTGAAAGCACAAACATGTTTAGTAAAACAAAGGAAAACGCCGGAGGTAACAACAGCAGCATTGGGAGCCAAGGTGGAAACAGCAACAGCTCAATCAGCTCGAACGGAAGCGTAATGGCTAGCAAGCAGAGCACCCACCTGAACCATCAGCCCTTCCTGGGATTGGTGCTGACCTGTTTGAAGGGCCAGGACGAGCAGCGGGAAGGTCTTCTGCAGAGTCTGTACGCCCAACTGTCGCAGTTTTTGCAAAACAGAGATGTGAGTTTTAGCTTTTAATGcaaattgaatttgttttttttttcaattttgacttttttataaTAGGTTGAAACTATTGGTGGCATTGAAGATCCTTTGGGCTTTGAAAAGATGCTGGATGCTCTACAGTTGCGTTACTCACTTGTAGGAGGACTGTTCGATGCGATTCAGAAAAATTCCACATCTACCAGCGATTGGTCGATACTATTCGCGCAGCTTATCTCTCAGGGTGTGATTGATTTGAGCAACAATTCGTAAGTTTTTGAAGGGGCGCCCTTTTTTGTTGCATGATACCGAATTAAAATTCTCGTTTCAAATTTCCAGCGAATTATTCACTACGACTTTGGATATGCTAGCAACTTTGATTCACTCGACCTTGGTCTCAGACAGCAGCCAATCGGAACGAGATGAAACAAAGAAGCAGTACACCAATTTGATGAAGAAACTACGAAAAGAGCTGGGAGATAAAAATAATCCGTCGATTAAGTATGTCCGCCAGTTGCTGCCGCTGGCCAAGCAGACCTGTGAGGTAATTGCGTGTGAACCCGCCGGAAGCTCAACCGATGCCAAGGGAAACAAAATCAACATCGATAGCATTGAGAAGAAGCATGTAAGTATTTGTTACTTCATTTGAAGAGTTACACCCAACTTATAAATCTTTCAATTTCAGGGTCTGCGATTGGCTGACAAACAGCGAGTAAGCGTTTGGGATTTGTTGGAAGGACATAAAAATCCTGCTCCGCTGTCGTGGGCATGGTTTGGAGCGGTTAAAATTGAACGCAAACCGTTGGCCTACGAAGAAACGCATCGTTTGTTGAAATATCATACGCACAGTTTGGTCAAACCAAGCAGTTACTATTATGAAGCCCTGTCGCTGCCTCCGGAAGATCTGGAACCGCTGCCAGATAAATCGAAGGACGATATGAAGGCCGATACCCCTACGTCGGACCAGTCTCCAGCTCCAGCCGGCAAGAAGGGCAAGTCGCAAGCAAGAAAACGTAAGCCTAAAGGTGGATCCACACCGCAAACTTCGCAACAAGCTGGACAACTGCAAGGCATGTCCGGTCAGCCGGGTGCTCCAGTTCAAGCGaatcagcagcaacaacagcaacagcagcagcaacttcaGCAGtcgcaacaacaacagcaacaacagca from Culex quinquefasciatus strain JHB chromosome 3, VPISU_Cqui_1.0_pri_paternal, whole genome shotgun sequence includes:
- the LOC6046095 gene encoding mediator of RNA polymerase II transcription subunit 12 isoform X1 — protein: MWENMNMRPLKRPRLGPPDVYPQEAKQREDELTSTHVKHGFATEHKLSEEFGTARNCNVTASKVGAYFNAILARKEELMTLPDSGRKKQQINPKDNFWPVTARNKATLDTWFKDLAGTKPLSSLAKKAPSFNKKEEIFAMLCENQVTMQRAAWFIKLSSAYTVAVSEAKIKKRQMPDPATEWTGTLIKFMKDLVPKLHDHYHQGPVQEKPLNSSSSTGPAGAMTPNSSLNTNSSTIPPPLSSPAGSLHSPASASLSGSASQNQPPPSPQEEQKLAQKQWSYCTQLCKYMYEEGLLDKSEFLNWVLDLLDRMKSSPSSDDGILKIYLPLAMQYLPDFVQSERFCRRLAYAVCKKLAHLINTMADSHNLCLADTGIKPKQETSEQKDKSSKTAKDCDTKLEIAPLQVNPFETIFSEFMSCSHHHDLFLQLSAIIQVITLECPTALVWCGVGETRSSSVLAGSPLDHLPVAPSSLPMPSRCEKSNKEVRERLLQSEESIKLRSRHAESRWCVDKWQTAAGNASLKILSVLDALDGHCFFRMDTNNSLDTLYQKIFPPLQLQKESPNNNASESKDGSNKMLEYDVEQDSSIVKILCEWAVSWQRWGEHRAMAVAWLLDKRQSEIFSTYENESGNNANSSDDKDSVISGGGTGLPVFQNILMTFLDNDAPISEENGTIQSKSQFTNLVHLFSELIRHDVFSHDAYMCTLISRGDLLTGTGMSLSDTQPSCQTGLGTGPISNKPASSSPNINQGIEEDVMQTDFKAKLEDLDDSNVDDDLDKLLQHIKEDQQNSMDAPDSPKDPEHATAPVTSTVSNKTESSSRHFLYTEHFPLSQDDPISLHDCNQRYILLYGVGKERDEKKHAVKKMSKEICKLFSKKFSIDVAEGGKVKKHSRNEFNFEATSNKCQSMSYFDQHVVTWQCAVQVQEMLNSFSLGNSNYLPVQEHVAFLFDLMESAFNIYGLIDTCIQILKELPEVELQLMSKSSVLVKSYTTSLSLYVVGVLRRYHCCLLLSPEQTIAIFEGLCRIVKHVSNPSDCSSAERCILAYLYDLYSNCASLKTRPQQEPFHNAYPKIKQALYTPLQPTPSAHSYNAQFMADIIASPRRGGRIEQIWARQLNESASNRYSFVCNAVIAVTRDIDNDTLNDIAVMCSELTACCNALSTEWLGALIALCGSSKDAGYYVDLITQVNIQNSAIHNALSVFTSILVARHCFSLENFIGYVALPALVQACKGRSESTPEIEAGARLSCHLLLRLFKTVECPQPGLYSVSTSPNPITTVGQAHNIKLSCDRHLLAAAHQNIGVAPVLAVLKGILVVGDATAQKTQTSIFSTGKRSGLNTPVHPGSTPKHAGDLSHILGTSDLSILGNTDESMLDLTLVEFNQLSPTISAKTAACRPSNANQDSTASLSDFAQHVLRQICSQEWVLERCLQNAEELCQQGMLIDNMLTAKQAQRLLHMICYPENESNLIAEMDQKAIIVRILENLEQWSLRISWLDLQLMFKQTNCTPELSNWLDMVARAAIDVFQVQDCNVMRSLLEGPGKQEKAKSSMWLVAPLVARLPSAVQGRILKVSGQVLESTNMFSKTKENAGGNNSSIGSQGGNSNSSISSNGSVMASKQSTHLNHQPFLGLVLTCLKGQDEQREGLLQSLYAQLSQFLQNRDVETIGGIEDPLGFEKMLDALQLRYSLVGGLFDAIQKNSTSTSDWSILFAQLISQGVIDLSNNSELFTTTLDMLATLIHSTLVSDSSQSERDETKKQYTNLMKKLRKELGDKNNPSIKYVRQLLPLAKQTCEVIACEPAGSSTDAKGNKINIDSIEKKHGLRLADKQRVSVWDLLEGHKNPAPLSWAWFGAVKIERKPLAYEETHRLLKYHTHSLVKPSSYYYEALSLPPEDLEPLPDKSKDDMKADTPTSDQSPAPAGKKGKSQARKRKPKGGSTPQTSQQAGQLQGMSGQPGAPVQANQQQQQQQQQQLQQSQQQQQQQHPMTMTPQQTMQQLQNANLGQMPMGSHMGQMNPQTMQQHYPQQNPNQMLSQQMAQQQNMGQGNQVGGMGGMMGGPQQHSMTHSMPMGGQVGAGGGGNQWGGYNTMQQPQQAQQPMYYNQGMGQPGMNRFDRPQLNTNPKQVLSNMLRARLPTNPGFLPQQAQRNPQQPFMRGPLRPSLPNQLAGTATGGAMIGHSGGSMIQTNLLNQQNTGNGNSGGMANPNMMGMQNMQQNMPNNQGIGMQNMQQGGNIGNAGIGGNNMMGGPGMFQGQGGPYQNTNQNYSNYGNQGIVQQGGQGMMGNFNQMGQQQRNSQAEYIAQQRALAARSNQYGQHAPNVTMNNIINQGAVPPYPRQGGKPASAAVAQNQQQFQQQRLRQQMLMQQQQQQQQQQQQQGMGQQGNTQGMVQNQGQGINPQQTPNLVAQLQRQIPNQANMMNQQYSHQPPPY